From a region of the Pongo pygmaeus isolate AG05252 chromosome 5, NHGRI_mPonPyg2-v2.0_pri, whole genome shotgun sequence genome:
- the IL22RA2 gene encoding interleukin-22 receptor subunit alpha-2 isoform X3 — protein sequence MMPKHCFLGFLISFFLTGVAGTQPTHESLKPQRVQFQSRNFHNILQWQPGRALTGNSSVYFVQYKIYGQRQWKNKEDCWGTQELFCDLTSETSDIQEPYYGRVRAASAGSYSEWSMTPRFTPWWERAKGL from the exons ATGATGCCTAAACATTGCTTTCTAGGCTTCCTCATCAGTTTCTTCCTTACTGGTGTAGCAG GAACTCAGCCAACACATGAGTCTCTGAAACCTCAGAGGGTACAATTTCAGTCCCGAAATTTTCACAACATTTTGCAATGGCAGCCTGGGAGGGCACTTACTGGCAACAGCAGTGTCTATTTTGTGCAGTACAAAAT ATATGGACAGagacaatggaaaaataaagaagactGTTGGGGTACTCAAGAACTCTTTTGTGACCTTACCAGTGAAACCTCAGACATACAGGAACCTTATTACGGGAGGGTGAGGGCGGCCTCGGCTGGGAGCTACTCAGAATGGAGCATGACGCCGCGGTTCACTCCCTGGTGGGAAA